Proteins from a genomic interval of Panthera tigris isolate Pti1 chromosome A2, P.tigris_Pti1_mat1.1, whole genome shotgun sequence:
- the GRM2 gene encoding metabotropic glutamate receptor 2 isoform X2, with amino-acid sequence MGSLLGLLALLLLWGTVAEGPTKKVLTLEGDLVLGGLFPVHQKGGPAEECGPVNEHRGIQRLEAMLFALDRINRDPRLLPGVRLGAHILDSCSKDTHALEQALDFVRASLSRGADGSRHICPDGSYATHGDAPTAITGVIGGSYSDVSIQVANLLRLFQIPQISYASTSAKLSDKSRYDYFARTVPPDFFQAKAMAEILRFFNWTYVSTVASEGDYGETGIEAFELEARARNICVATSEKVGRAMSRAAFEGVVRALLQKPSARVAVLFTRSEDARELLAATRRLNASFTWVASDGWGALESVVAGSEGAAEGAITIELASYPISDFASYFQSLDPWNNSRNPWFREFWEQRFSCSFRRRDCAAHSLRSVPFEQESKIMFVVNAVYAMAHALHNMHRALCPNTTHLCDAMRPVNGRRLYKDFVLNVKFDAPFRPADTHNEVRFDRFGDGIGRYNIFTYLRAGSGRYRYQKVGYWAEGLTLDTSLIPWASPLAGPLPTSRCSEPCLQNEVKSVQPGEVCCWLCIPCQPYEYRLDEFTCADCGLGYWPNASLTGCFELPQEYIRWGDAWAVGPVTIACLGALATLFVLGVFVRHNATPVVKASGRELCYILLGGVFLCYCMTFIFIAKPSTVVCTLRRLGLGTAFSVCYSALLTKTNRIARIFGGAREGAQRPRFISPASQVAICLALISGQLLIVAAWLVVEAPGTGKETAPERREVVTLRCNHRDASMLGSLAYNVLLIALCTLYAFKTRKCPENFNEAKFIGFTMYTTCIIWLAFLPIFYVTSSDYRVQTTTMCVSVSLSGSVVLGCLFAPKLHIILFQPQKNVVSHRAPTSRFSSAATRASSSLGQGSGSQFVPTVCNGREVVDSTTSSL; translated from the exons ATGGGATCACTGCTTGGGCTCCTGGCACTGCTTCTGCTATGGGGCACTGTGGCTGAGGGCCCCACCAAGAAGGTGCTGACCCTGGAGGGGGACCTGGTCCTGGGTGGGCTGTTCCCGGTACACCAGAAGGGCGGCCCGGCAGAGGAGTGTGGGCCTGTCAATGAGCATCGTGGCATCCAGCGCCTGGAGGCCATGCTTTTTGCACTGGACCGCATCAACCGTGACCCACGCCTGCTGCCGGGTGTGCGCCTGGGCGCGCACATACTCGACAGCTGCTCCAAGGACACACATGCCCTGGAGCAGGCACTCGACTTCGTGCGTGCCTCACTTAGCCGTGGTGCCGATGGCTCACGCCACATCTGCCCCGACGGCTCTTATGCCACCCACGGTGATGCTCCCACTGCCATCACTGGTGTCATTGGCGGCTCCTACAGCGACGTCTCCATTCAG GTGGCCAACCTCCTGCGGCTATTTCAGATTCCACAGATCAGCTATGCCTCCACCAGTGCCAAGCTGAGCGACAAGTCCCGCTATGACTACTTTGCCCGCACTGTGCCCCCCGACTTCTTCCAAGCCAAGGCCATGGCCGAGATTCTCCGCTTCTTCAACTGGACATATGTGTCCACTGTGGCATCCGAGGGTGACTATGGTGAGACAGGCATCGAAGCCTTTGAGCTGGAGGCCCGTGCCCGCAACATCTGTGTGGCCACCTCGGAGAAGGTGGGCCGTGCCATGAGCCGCGCAGCTTTCGAAGGCGTGGTGCGAGCCCTACTGCAGAAGCCCAGTGCCCGTGTGGCTGTCCTGTTCACCCGCTCCGAGGACGCACGCGAGCTCCTCGCGGCCACCCGGCGTCTCAACGCCAGCTTCACCTGGGTGGCCAGTGATGGCTGGGGTGCCCTGGAGAGCGTGGTGGCCGGCAGCGAGGGGGCCGCTGAGGGCGCCATCACTATCGAGCTGGCCTCCTATCCCATCAGCGACTTTGCCTCCTACTTCCAGAGCCTGGACCCTTGGAACAACAGCCGGAACCCCTGGTTCCGTGAGTTTTGGGAGCAGAGGTTTAGCTGTAGCTTCCGGCGGCGAGATTGTGCAGCCCACTCGCTGCGCTCCGTGCCCTTTGAGCAAGAGTCCAAGATCATGTTTGTGGTCAACGCAGTGTATGCCATGGCCCATGCACTGCACAACATGCACCGAGCCCTCTGCCCCAACACCACACACCTCTGCGATGCAATGCGGCCTGTCAACGGGCGCCGCCTCTACAAGGACTTCGTGCTCAATGTCAAGTTTGATG CCCCCTTCCGCCCAGCTGACACACACAATGAAGTCCGCTTCGACCGCTTTGGTGATGGTATTGGTCGCTACAACATCTTCACCTACCTGCGGGCAGGCAGTGGGCGCTATCGCTACCAGAAGGTGGGCTACTGGGCCGAAGGCCTGACCCTGGACACCAGCCTCATCCCATGGGCCTCGCCCTTGGCCGGCCCCCTGCCCACGTCTCGCTGCAGTGAGCCCTGTCTCCAGAATGAGGTGAAGAGTGTGCAGCCAGGGGAGGTCTGCTGCTGGCTCTGCATCCCCTGCCAGCCTTACGAGTACCGGCTGGACGAGTTCACTTGTGCTGACTGTGGCCTGGGCTACTGGCCCAACGCCAGCCTGACTGGCTGCTTTGAGCTGCCCCAAGAGTACATCCGCTGGGGTGATGCTTGGGCCGTGGGACCAGTCACCATCGCCTGCCTAGGCGCCCTGGCCACCCTCTTCGTGCTGGGTGTCTTTGTGCGGCACAATGCCACCCCAGTGGTTAAGGCCTCAGGCCGAGAGCTCTGCTACATCCTGCTGGGCGGTGTCTTCCTCTGCTACTGCATGACCTTCATCTTCATTGCCAAGCCATCCACGGTTGTGTGCACCCTACGGCGCCTTGGTTTGGGCACCGCCTTCTCTGTCTGCTACTCAGCTCTGCTCACCAAGACCAACCGCATCGCGCGCATCTTCGGTGGGGCCCGGGAGGGAGCCCAGCGGCCACGCTTCATCAGTCCTGCCTCACAGGTGGCCATCTGCCTGGCGCTTATCTCGGGCCAGCTGCTCATTGTGGCTGCCTGGCTGGTGGTGGAGGCACCGGGCACTGGCAAGGAGACAGCCCCGGAGCGGCGGGAGGTGGTGACATTGCGCTGCAACCATCGAGATGCAAGCATGCTGGGCTCACTGGCCTACAACGTGCTCCTCATCGCGCTCTGCACGCTCTATGCCTTCAAAACCCGCAAGTGCCCCGAGAACTTCAATGAGGCCAAATTCATAGGCTTTACCATGTACACCACCTGCATCATCTGGCTGGCCTTCCTGCCCATCTTCTATGTCACCTCCAGTGACTACCGG GTGCAGACCACCACCATGTGCGTGTCGGTCAGCCTCAGCGGCTCTGTGGTGCTCGGCTGTCTCTTTGCGCCCAAGCTGCACATCATCCTTTTCCAGCCACAGAAGAACGTGGTTAGCCATCGTGCACCCACCAGTCGCTTCAGCAGCGCCGCCACCAGGGCCAGCTCCAGCCTCGGCCAAG GGTCTGGCTCCCAGTTTGTCCCCACCGTTTGCAACGGCCGTGAGGTGGTAGATTCAACAACATCGTCGCTTTGA
- the GRM2 gene encoding metabotropic glutamate receptor 2 isoform X3 codes for MRNRGSGRFANLPRDTEAESTRGEGIETVRVANLLRLFQIPQISYASTSAKLSDKSRYDYFARTVPPDFFQAKAMAEILRFFNWTYVSTVASEGDYGETGIEAFELEARARNICVATSEKVGRAMSRAAFEGVVRALLQKPSARVAVLFTRSEDARELLAATRRLNASFTWVASDGWGALESVVAGSEGAAEGAITIELASYPISDFASYFQSLDPWNNSRNPWFREFWEQRFSCSFRRRDCAAHSLRSVPFEQESKIMFVVNAVYAMAHALHNMHRALCPNTTHLCDAMRPVNGRRLYKDFVLNVKFDAPFRPADTHNEVRFDRFGDGIGRYNIFTYLRAGSGRYRYQKVGYWAEGLTLDTSLIPWASPLAGPLPTSRCSEPCLQNEVKSVQPGEVCCWLCIPCQPYEYRLDEFTCADCGLGYWPNASLTGCFELPQEYIRWGDAWAVGPVTIACLGALATLFVLGVFVRHNATPVVKASGRELCYILLGGVFLCYCMTFIFIAKPSTVVCTLRRLGLGTAFSVCYSALLTKTNRIARIFGGAREGAQRPRFISPASQVAICLALISGQLLIVAAWLVVEAPGTGKETAPERREVVTLRCNHRDASMLGSLAYNVLLIALCTLYAFKTRKCPENFNEAKFIGFTMYTTCIIWLAFLPIFYVTSSDYRVQTTTMCVSVSLSGSVVLGCLFAPKLHIILFQPQKNVVSHRAPTSRFSSAATRASSSLGQGSGSQFVPTVCNGREVVDSTTSSL; via the exons AtgagaaaccgaggctcagggaggtttGCTAACTTGCCCAgggacacagaggcagaaagtacGAGAGGAGAAGGCATTGAGACTGTCAGA GTGGCCAACCTCCTGCGGCTATTTCAGATTCCACAGATCAGCTATGCCTCCACCAGTGCCAAGCTGAGCGACAAGTCCCGCTATGACTACTTTGCCCGCACTGTGCCCCCCGACTTCTTCCAAGCCAAGGCCATGGCCGAGATTCTCCGCTTCTTCAACTGGACATATGTGTCCACTGTGGCATCCGAGGGTGACTATGGTGAGACAGGCATCGAAGCCTTTGAGCTGGAGGCCCGTGCCCGCAACATCTGTGTGGCCACCTCGGAGAAGGTGGGCCGTGCCATGAGCCGCGCAGCTTTCGAAGGCGTGGTGCGAGCCCTACTGCAGAAGCCCAGTGCCCGTGTGGCTGTCCTGTTCACCCGCTCCGAGGACGCACGCGAGCTCCTCGCGGCCACCCGGCGTCTCAACGCCAGCTTCACCTGGGTGGCCAGTGATGGCTGGGGTGCCCTGGAGAGCGTGGTGGCCGGCAGCGAGGGGGCCGCTGAGGGCGCCATCACTATCGAGCTGGCCTCCTATCCCATCAGCGACTTTGCCTCCTACTTCCAGAGCCTGGACCCTTGGAACAACAGCCGGAACCCCTGGTTCCGTGAGTTTTGGGAGCAGAGGTTTAGCTGTAGCTTCCGGCGGCGAGATTGTGCAGCCCACTCGCTGCGCTCCGTGCCCTTTGAGCAAGAGTCCAAGATCATGTTTGTGGTCAACGCAGTGTATGCCATGGCCCATGCACTGCACAACATGCACCGAGCCCTCTGCCCCAACACCACACACCTCTGCGATGCAATGCGGCCTGTCAACGGGCGCCGCCTCTACAAGGACTTCGTGCTCAATGTCAAGTTTGATG CCCCCTTCCGCCCAGCTGACACACACAATGAAGTCCGCTTCGACCGCTTTGGTGATGGTATTGGTCGCTACAACATCTTCACCTACCTGCGGGCAGGCAGTGGGCGCTATCGCTACCAGAAGGTGGGCTACTGGGCCGAAGGCCTGACCCTGGACACCAGCCTCATCCCATGGGCCTCGCCCTTGGCCGGCCCCCTGCCCACGTCTCGCTGCAGTGAGCCCTGTCTCCAGAATGAGGTGAAGAGTGTGCAGCCAGGGGAGGTCTGCTGCTGGCTCTGCATCCCCTGCCAGCCTTACGAGTACCGGCTGGACGAGTTCACTTGTGCTGACTGTGGCCTGGGCTACTGGCCCAACGCCAGCCTGACTGGCTGCTTTGAGCTGCCCCAAGAGTACATCCGCTGGGGTGATGCTTGGGCCGTGGGACCAGTCACCATCGCCTGCCTAGGCGCCCTGGCCACCCTCTTCGTGCTGGGTGTCTTTGTGCGGCACAATGCCACCCCAGTGGTTAAGGCCTCAGGCCGAGAGCTCTGCTACATCCTGCTGGGCGGTGTCTTCCTCTGCTACTGCATGACCTTCATCTTCATTGCCAAGCCATCCACGGTTGTGTGCACCCTACGGCGCCTTGGTTTGGGCACCGCCTTCTCTGTCTGCTACTCAGCTCTGCTCACCAAGACCAACCGCATCGCGCGCATCTTCGGTGGGGCCCGGGAGGGAGCCCAGCGGCCACGCTTCATCAGTCCTGCCTCACAGGTGGCCATCTGCCTGGCGCTTATCTCGGGCCAGCTGCTCATTGTGGCTGCCTGGCTGGTGGTGGAGGCACCGGGCACTGGCAAGGAGACAGCCCCGGAGCGGCGGGAGGTGGTGACATTGCGCTGCAACCATCGAGATGCAAGCATGCTGGGCTCACTGGCCTACAACGTGCTCCTCATCGCGCTCTGCACGCTCTATGCCTTCAAAACCCGCAAGTGCCCCGAGAACTTCAATGAGGCCAAATTCATAGGCTTTACCATGTACACCACCTGCATCATCTGGCTGGCCTTCCTGCCCATCTTCTATGTCACCTCCAGTGACTACCGG GTGCAGACCACCACCATGTGCGTGTCGGTCAGCCTCAGCGGCTCTGTGGTGCTCGGCTGTCTCTTTGCGCCCAAGCTGCACATCATCCTTTTCCAGCCACAGAAGAACGTGGTTAGCCATCGTGCACCCACCAGTCGCTTCAGCAGCGCCGCCACCAGGGCCAGCTCCAGCCTCGGCCAAG GGTCTGGCTCCCAGTTTGTCCCCACCGTTTGCAACGGCCGTGAGGTGGTAGATTCAACAACATCGTCGCTTTGA
- the GRM2 gene encoding metabotropic glutamate receptor 2 isoform X1 — MGSLLGLLALLLLWGTVAEGPTKKVLTLEGDLVLGGLFPVHQKGGPAEECGPVNEHRGIQRLEAMLFALDRINRDPRLLPGVRLGAHILDSCSKDTHALEQALDFVRASLSRGADGSRHICPDGSYATHGDAPTAITGVIGGSYSDVSIQQPHQAGMRNRGSGRFANLPRDTEAESTRGEGIETVRVANLLRLFQIPQISYASTSAKLSDKSRYDYFARTVPPDFFQAKAMAEILRFFNWTYVSTVASEGDYGETGIEAFELEARARNICVATSEKVGRAMSRAAFEGVVRALLQKPSARVAVLFTRSEDARELLAATRRLNASFTWVASDGWGALESVVAGSEGAAEGAITIELASYPISDFASYFQSLDPWNNSRNPWFREFWEQRFSCSFRRRDCAAHSLRSVPFEQESKIMFVVNAVYAMAHALHNMHRALCPNTTHLCDAMRPVNGRRLYKDFVLNVKFDAPFRPADTHNEVRFDRFGDGIGRYNIFTYLRAGSGRYRYQKVGYWAEGLTLDTSLIPWASPLAGPLPTSRCSEPCLQNEVKSVQPGEVCCWLCIPCQPYEYRLDEFTCADCGLGYWPNASLTGCFELPQEYIRWGDAWAVGPVTIACLGALATLFVLGVFVRHNATPVVKASGRELCYILLGGVFLCYCMTFIFIAKPSTVVCTLRRLGLGTAFSVCYSALLTKTNRIARIFGGAREGAQRPRFISPASQVAICLALISGQLLIVAAWLVVEAPGTGKETAPERREVVTLRCNHRDASMLGSLAYNVLLIALCTLYAFKTRKCPENFNEAKFIGFTMYTTCIIWLAFLPIFYVTSSDYRVQTTTMCVSVSLSGSVVLGCLFAPKLHIILFQPQKNVVSHRAPTSRFSSAATRASSSLGQGSGSQFVPTVCNGREVVDSTTSSL; from the exons ATGGGATCACTGCTTGGGCTCCTGGCACTGCTTCTGCTATGGGGCACTGTGGCTGAGGGCCCCACCAAGAAGGTGCTGACCCTGGAGGGGGACCTGGTCCTGGGTGGGCTGTTCCCGGTACACCAGAAGGGCGGCCCGGCAGAGGAGTGTGGGCCTGTCAATGAGCATCGTGGCATCCAGCGCCTGGAGGCCATGCTTTTTGCACTGGACCGCATCAACCGTGACCCACGCCTGCTGCCGGGTGTGCGCCTGGGCGCGCACATACTCGACAGCTGCTCCAAGGACACACATGCCCTGGAGCAGGCACTCGACTTCGTGCGTGCCTCACTTAGCCGTGGTGCCGATGGCTCACGCCACATCTGCCCCGACGGCTCTTATGCCACCCACGGTGATGCTCCCACTGCCATCACTGGTGTCATTGGCGGCTCCTACAGCGACGTCTCCATTCAG CAGCCTCATCAGGCAGGAAtgagaaaccgaggctcagggaggtttGCTAACTTGCCCAgggacacagaggcagaaagtacGAGAGGAGAAGGCATTGAGACTGTCAGA GTGGCCAACCTCCTGCGGCTATTTCAGATTCCACAGATCAGCTATGCCTCCACCAGTGCCAAGCTGAGCGACAAGTCCCGCTATGACTACTTTGCCCGCACTGTGCCCCCCGACTTCTTCCAAGCCAAGGCCATGGCCGAGATTCTCCGCTTCTTCAACTGGACATATGTGTCCACTGTGGCATCCGAGGGTGACTATGGTGAGACAGGCATCGAAGCCTTTGAGCTGGAGGCCCGTGCCCGCAACATCTGTGTGGCCACCTCGGAGAAGGTGGGCCGTGCCATGAGCCGCGCAGCTTTCGAAGGCGTGGTGCGAGCCCTACTGCAGAAGCCCAGTGCCCGTGTGGCTGTCCTGTTCACCCGCTCCGAGGACGCACGCGAGCTCCTCGCGGCCACCCGGCGTCTCAACGCCAGCTTCACCTGGGTGGCCAGTGATGGCTGGGGTGCCCTGGAGAGCGTGGTGGCCGGCAGCGAGGGGGCCGCTGAGGGCGCCATCACTATCGAGCTGGCCTCCTATCCCATCAGCGACTTTGCCTCCTACTTCCAGAGCCTGGACCCTTGGAACAACAGCCGGAACCCCTGGTTCCGTGAGTTTTGGGAGCAGAGGTTTAGCTGTAGCTTCCGGCGGCGAGATTGTGCAGCCCACTCGCTGCGCTCCGTGCCCTTTGAGCAAGAGTCCAAGATCATGTTTGTGGTCAACGCAGTGTATGCCATGGCCCATGCACTGCACAACATGCACCGAGCCCTCTGCCCCAACACCACACACCTCTGCGATGCAATGCGGCCTGTCAACGGGCGCCGCCTCTACAAGGACTTCGTGCTCAATGTCAAGTTTGATG CCCCCTTCCGCCCAGCTGACACACACAATGAAGTCCGCTTCGACCGCTTTGGTGATGGTATTGGTCGCTACAACATCTTCACCTACCTGCGGGCAGGCAGTGGGCGCTATCGCTACCAGAAGGTGGGCTACTGGGCCGAAGGCCTGACCCTGGACACCAGCCTCATCCCATGGGCCTCGCCCTTGGCCGGCCCCCTGCCCACGTCTCGCTGCAGTGAGCCCTGTCTCCAGAATGAGGTGAAGAGTGTGCAGCCAGGGGAGGTCTGCTGCTGGCTCTGCATCCCCTGCCAGCCTTACGAGTACCGGCTGGACGAGTTCACTTGTGCTGACTGTGGCCTGGGCTACTGGCCCAACGCCAGCCTGACTGGCTGCTTTGAGCTGCCCCAAGAGTACATCCGCTGGGGTGATGCTTGGGCCGTGGGACCAGTCACCATCGCCTGCCTAGGCGCCCTGGCCACCCTCTTCGTGCTGGGTGTCTTTGTGCGGCACAATGCCACCCCAGTGGTTAAGGCCTCAGGCCGAGAGCTCTGCTACATCCTGCTGGGCGGTGTCTTCCTCTGCTACTGCATGACCTTCATCTTCATTGCCAAGCCATCCACGGTTGTGTGCACCCTACGGCGCCTTGGTTTGGGCACCGCCTTCTCTGTCTGCTACTCAGCTCTGCTCACCAAGACCAACCGCATCGCGCGCATCTTCGGTGGGGCCCGGGAGGGAGCCCAGCGGCCACGCTTCATCAGTCCTGCCTCACAGGTGGCCATCTGCCTGGCGCTTATCTCGGGCCAGCTGCTCATTGTGGCTGCCTGGCTGGTGGTGGAGGCACCGGGCACTGGCAAGGAGACAGCCCCGGAGCGGCGGGAGGTGGTGACATTGCGCTGCAACCATCGAGATGCAAGCATGCTGGGCTCACTGGCCTACAACGTGCTCCTCATCGCGCTCTGCACGCTCTATGCCTTCAAAACCCGCAAGTGCCCCGAGAACTTCAATGAGGCCAAATTCATAGGCTTTACCATGTACACCACCTGCATCATCTGGCTGGCCTTCCTGCCCATCTTCTATGTCACCTCCAGTGACTACCGG GTGCAGACCACCACCATGTGCGTGTCGGTCAGCCTCAGCGGCTCTGTGGTGCTCGGCTGTCTCTTTGCGCCCAAGCTGCACATCATCCTTTTCCAGCCACAGAAGAACGTGGTTAGCCATCGTGCACCCACCAGTCGCTTCAGCAGCGCCGCCACCAGGGCCAGCTCCAGCCTCGGCCAAG GGTCTGGCTCCCAGTTTGTCCCCACCGTTTGCAACGGCCGTGAGGTGGTAGATTCAACAACATCGTCGCTTTGA